The Rhododendron vialii isolate Sample 1 chromosome 6a, ASM3025357v1 genome includes a window with the following:
- the LOC131329927 gene encoding F-box protein At3g07870-like gives MDRQILDYLPQEVLTDIFTRVPIKSLLLCTLVCKSWHTFVTDPSFVIAHLNRPRTLSHNNAHDLILLRNYSEQRKEEVYSLRFDDESFREYQKIEFLFKSAANDFYRVVGCCNGVVCITDDQFRYAHDTVLWNPSIRKSVTLPKPRISEAKFEHVMGFGFDHKTNDYKVVRIVYLESRKRPEIDVYRFSSGSWEDISRSGGLGFYSIRKKAPQAYLNGAVHWFTTDKRSGHHLVVSFNTGDELFRPIVVPDGVGTDLSCLVSVRPAVFLGDLALIECKISTGQENWSVWVMREYGVAESWTEHLCLEVGQVLERMVGFRKSGDLLVEMSGGKLLSYDPETEKFTELEVDSNVSISTWFHAESYKESLVLLGRHGLLGSQVLGEKNRVERAGTRKRKARKK, from the coding sequence ATGGATCGTCAAATACTGGACTACCTGCCTCAAGAAGTACTAACCGATATTTTCACAAGAGTACCCATCAAATCCCTCCTTCTCTGTACTCTCGTCTGCAAATCTTGGCACACCTTCGTCACGGACCCGAGTTTCGTCATCGCTCACCTCAACCGACCTCGAACCCTATCCCACAACAATGCCCACGACCTGATTCTCCTTCGCAACTACTCCGAGCAGCGCAAGGAAGAGGTGTACTCGCTCCGTTTCGATGACGAATCGTTCCGCGAGTACCAAAAGATTGAATTCCTGTTCAAGAGCGCCGCGAATGATTTTTACCGGGTAGTCGGTTGCTGCAATGGGGTGGTTTGTATCACCGACGATCAGTTTAGGTACGCGCACGACACGGTTCTGTGGAACCCTTCGATAAGGAAGTCCGTGACCCTTCCGAAACCTAGGATAAGTGAGGCAAAATTTGAGCACGTGATGGGGTTCGGGTTTGATCACAAAACGAACGACTACAAGGTGGTGAGGATCGTGTATCTTGAATCTAGGAAAAGACCCGAGATCGACGTTTATAGGTTCAGCTCGGGAAGTTGGGAGGACATTAGCCGTTCGGGTGGTCTTGGGTTTTATTCCATTCGGAAAAAGGCACCGCAGGCTTATTTGAATGGTGCTGTGCATTGGTTCACGACTGATAAGAGGAGTGGTCACCATTTGGTGGTGTCGTTCAATACGGGGGATGAGTTGTTTAGACCAATAGTGGTGCCTGATGGTGTAGGAACTGATTTGAGTTGTCTTGTTAGTGTTCGTCCTGCTGTTTTTCTGGGAGATCTCGCCCTGATTGAATGCAAAATAAGTACTGGTCAGGAAAATTGGAGCGTGTGGGTAATGAGAGAATATGGTGTGGCCGAGTCTTGGACTGAACACCTATGTTTGGAGGTTGGTCAGGTACTGGAGAGGATGGTTGGGTTTAGAAAGAGTGGTGACCTCTTGGTTGAAATGAGTGGAGGGAAGCTTCTTTCTTATGACCCTGAGACTGAAAAGTTTACGGAACTTGAAGTTGATAGCAATGTCAGTATTTCGACCTGGTTTCATGCAGAGAGTTATAAAGAGAGCCTTGTTTTACTGGGGAGACATGGCTTACTGGGGAGTCAAGTTCTTGGAGAGAAGAATAGAGTTGAGAGAGCTGGGACAAGGAAACGAAAAGCAAGGAAAAAGTAG
- the LOC131328526 gene encoding uncharacterized protein LOC131328526, giving the protein MQQIKAINKEAFEWLMKVPANLWSRSMFSTRPKSDMLANNIFESFNQYIKYARDKPIIMMMEMIRRQLMSRLEEKRSWIATCNRVICPKIQSTLEKLKEETRLWEATYAGNGIYEVRDGMMTHVSDLARHSCSCRKWDVTGIPCPHGIAAIVKDKRQPEAFVHEFFPKESYVRSYAEIINPIPDQTQWVHTDLDAVMAPPLRRPSGRPKKLRRRAVDEPKNPNAVRRTRQSLRCSNCQEFGHNTRNCNKQRQRERKKEGDFKQRKRKREGFKHRKRQGGYKHRNRQGKFN; this is encoded by the coding sequence ATGCAGCAGATCAAAGCTATCAACAAAGAGGCATTTGAATGGTTGATGAAAGTGCCTGCCAATTTGTGGAGTAGATCAATGTTTAGCACAAGGCCTAAGTCTGACATGCTAGCAAATAACATCTTTGAATCATTTAATCAATACATAAAATATGCAAGGGATAAACCAATTATAATGATGATGGAGATGATCAGAAGGCAACTTATGAGCAGGCTTGAGGAGAAAAGAAGTTGGATTGCAACATGCAATAGAGTTATATGTCCCAAGATTCAATCAACTTTGGAGAAGCTGAAAGAGGAAACTCGATTATGGGAAGCAACATATGCTGGGAATGGGATATATGAGGTGAGAGATGGTATGATGACGCATGTTTCTGACTTGGCAAGGCATAGTTGCAGTTGTAGAAAGTGGGATGTCACTGGTATTCCATGCCCGCATGGGATTGCTGCTATAGTGAAAGACAAAAGGCAACCTGAGGCTTTTGTCCATGAATTTTTTCCCAAGGAATCATATGTGAGGTCTTATGCAGAAATTATTAACCCTATACCAGACCAAACCCAATGGGTGCACACCGACCTTGATGCAGTTATGGCTCCACCATTAAGAAGGCCATCTGGTAGGCCAAAAAAGCTAAGAAGGAGAGCTGTTGATGAGCCTAAGAATCCAAATGCAGTTAGGAGGACTCGCCAGTCTTTAAGGTGTAGCAATTGCCAAGAATTTGGTCATAACACAAGAAATTGCAACAAACAGAggcagagggagaggaagaaagAGGGGGACTTCAaacagaggaagaggaagagggagggATTCAAGCACAGGAAGAGGCAGGGGGGATACAAGCATAGGAACAGACAGGGGAAATTCAACTAG